The Juglans regia cultivar Chandler chromosome 2, Walnut 2.0, whole genome shotgun sequence genome includes a window with the following:
- the LOC108990686 gene encoding protein STAY-GREEN, chloroplastic-like produces MGTLTAAPVLPSRLKHSSLLEQQSSLFPCGKRPKKKNFAIVPVARLFGPAIFEASKLKVLFLGVDEKKHPGNLPRTYTLTHSDITSKLTLAISQTINNSQFQGWYSRLQRDEVVAEWKKVKGKMSLHVHCHISGGHFLLDLFARFRYFIFCKELPVVLKAFFHGDGNLFNNYPELQEALVWVYFHSNIPEFNKVECWGPIREAAAPTSSVHNDEMMQANPELIRKIPEPCQENCECCFPPMSLIAWSEAIPCESENSFGTQQSCQQQTQQS; encoded by the exons atgGGAACTTTGACTGCAGCTCCTGTGCTCCCATCAAGGCTCAAACACTCTTCACTCTTAGAGCAACAAAGCTCCCTCTTTCCTTGTGGAAAAAGACCCAAGAAGAAGAACTTTGCTATCGTTCCT GTAGCAAGATTGTTTGGGCCGGCGATATTTGAAGCTTCGAAGCTGAAGGTACTGTTTTTGGGAGTAGATGAAAAGAAGCACCCGGGGAACCTTCCAAGGACCTACACGCTTACGCATAGTGATATAACTTCGAAGCTCACTTTGGCCATCTCACAGACAATAAACAACTCTCAA TTTCAAGGGTGGTACAGCAGATTACAAAGAGATGAAGTAGTAGCAGAGTGGAAGAAAGTGAAGGGAAAGATGTCTCTTCATGTTCACTGTCATATAAGTGGAGGCCATTTTCTCTTGGATTTGTTTGCTAGGTTCAGATACTTCATCTTCTGCAAAGAACTACCAGTG GTTTTGAAGGCCTTTTTCCATGGAGATGGGAATTTGTTCAACAACTATCCGGAATTGCAGGAAGCTTTGGTCTGGGTTTACTTTCACTCAAACATTCCAGAATTCAACAAAGTGGAATGCTGGGGCCCCATCAGGGAGGCGGCAGCGCCCACCAGTAGCGTGCACAATGACGAAATGATGCAAGCAAACCCGGAGCTTATCAGGAAAATACCCGAGCCATGCCAAGAAAATTGCGAGTGTTGCTTTCCACCAATGAGCTTGATCGCGTGGTCAGAAGCAATTCCCTGTGAAAGTGAAAATAGTTTTGGGACCCAACAGAGCTGTCAGCAGCAAACCCAACAAAGCTGA
- the LOC108990687 gene encoding agamous-like MADS-box protein AGL19 isoform X2, translated as MVRGKTQMKRIENAASRQVTFSKRRNGLLKKAFELSVLCDAEVALIVFSPRGKLYEFSSASISKTIERYQKRTKDQGISSKAQENLQHLKEDSSSLTKKIELLETSKRRLLGDSLELCSIDELQQVENQLERSLSKVRARKLSTLLTP; from the exons ATGGTGAGGGGGAAAACCCAAATGAAGCGCATAGAAAATGCAGCAAGCAGGCAAGTAACCTTCTCAAAGCGAAGAAATGGGCTGCTTAAGAAGGCCTTTGAGCTATCAGTTTTATGTGATGCTGAAGTTGCACTGATCGTTTTCTCTCCGCGAGGAAAGCTCTATGAATTTTCGAGCGCTAG CATAAGCAAGACGATAGAGCGGTATCAGAAGAGAACCAAGGACCAAGGGATTAGCAGCAAAGCTCAAGAAAATTTGCAG CATTTGAAGGAAGACAGTTCTAGCCTGACAAAGAAAATTGAGCTTCTTGAAACATCTAAGCG AAGACTTCTGGGAGATAGCTTGGAATTATGTTCAATTGATGAACTACAGCAAGTCGAAAACCAGCTGGAGCGAAGCCTTAGTAAAGTTAGGGCAAGGAAG CTGAGTACGTTACTAACACCATAA
- the LOC108990687 gene encoding agamous-like MADS-box protein AGL19 isoform X1, translating to MVRGKTQMKRIENAASRQVTFSKRRNGLLKKAFELSVLCDAEVALIVFSPRGKLYEFSSASISKTIERYQKRTKDQGISSKAQENLQHLKEDSSSLTKKIELLETSKRRLLGDSLELCSIDELQQVENQLERSLSKVRARKNQLFREQIEKLREEERRQLQENAKLREKYGMPSRNLSSKQLLPEVLHGRSHVDVETELFIGPPK from the exons ATGGTGAGGGGGAAAACCCAAATGAAGCGCATAGAAAATGCAGCAAGCAGGCAAGTAACCTTCTCAAAGCGAAGAAATGGGCTGCTTAAGAAGGCCTTTGAGCTATCAGTTTTATGTGATGCTGAAGTTGCACTGATCGTTTTCTCTCCGCGAGGAAAGCTCTATGAATTTTCGAGCGCTAG CATAAGCAAGACGATAGAGCGGTATCAGAAGAGAACCAAGGACCAAGGGATTAGCAGCAAAGCTCAAGAAAATTTGCAG CATTTGAAGGAAGACAGTTCTAGCCTGACAAAGAAAATTGAGCTTCTTGAAACATCTAAGCG AAGACTTCTGGGAGATAGCTTGGAATTATGTTCAATTGATGAACTACAGCAAGTCGAAAACCAGCTGGAGCGAAGCCTTAGTAAAGTTAGGGCAAGGAAG AATCAATTATTTAGGGAGCAGATTGAGAAGCTAAGGGAAGAG GAGAGACGCCAACTGCAAGAGAATGCAAAGTTACGTGAGAAG TATGGCATGCCATCCCGTAACCTGTCAAGCAAGCAGCTGCTGCCGGAAGTTCTCCACGGAAGAAGTCATGTGGATGTGGAAACAGAATTGTTCATAGGACCACCCAAATGA